A genomic stretch from Arachis stenosperma cultivar V10309 chromosome 3, arast.V10309.gnm1.PFL2, whole genome shotgun sequence includes:
- the LOC130968638 gene encoding uncharacterized protein At2g34460, chloroplastic, whose product MAAPLFLRYPNFHTLFLNSTAPKSLSLVNFAMMEASEITEQVEEQEDLNVKKKKIFVAGATGSTGKRIVEQLLKKGFSVKAGVRDLDKARASLSSNNPSLQFVKADVTEGSDKLAEAIGDDSDAVVCATGFRPGWDLLAPWKVDNFGTVNLVEACRKRNVNRFILISSILVNGAAMGQLLNPAYIFLNVFGLTLVAKLQAEQYIRKSGINYTIIRPGGLKNDPPSGNVVMEPEDTLSEGSISRDQVAEVAVEALAYPEASYKVVEIVARPDAPKRSYHDLFGSI is encoded by the exons ATGGCTGCTCCTCTTTTTCTAAGATATCCAAATTTCCACACACTGTTTCTCAACTCTACTGCACCCAAATCTCTTTCACTTGTCAATTTCGCCATGATGGAAGCGAGTGAGATTACAGAGCAAGTGGAAGAACAAGAGGATTTGaatgtgaagaagaagaagatctTTGTtgctggagccactggaagcacTGGGAAGAGGATCGTTGAGCAGTTGCTCAAAAAGGGTTTTTCTGTCAAGGCTGGGGTTAGAGACTTAGACAAGGCCAGGGCCTCACTTTCCTCTAACAACCCCTCTCTTCAATTT GTAAAAGCGGATGTCACAGAAGGTTCTGACAAGCTAGCTGAAGCAATTGGTGATGATTCGGATGCAGTAGTATGCGCCACGGGCTTTCGGCCAGGGTGGGATTTGCTTGCTCCATGGAAG GTTGACAATTTTGGCACAGTAAACCTAGTCGAAGCATGCAGGAAACGTAATGTTAACAGATTCATTCTTATCAGTTCCATCTTAGTCAATGGAGCAGCAATGGGACAGCTACTTAATCCAGCTTATATCTTTCTCAATGTTTTTGGACTCACCTTAGTAGCAAAACTACAAGCAGAACAATATATCAGGAAATCCGGCATAAATTACACGATAATTAGACCTGGTGGTTTGAAAAACGATCCTCCTTCTGGAAACGTTGTTATGGAACCAGAG GATACTCTTTCTGAGGGTTCCATATCCAGAGATCAAGTTGCAGAGGTAGCTGTGGAGGCATTGGCTTATCCTGAGGCATCTTATAAAGTTGTGGAGATAGTGGCTCGCCCTGATGCTCCTAAGCGCTCGTATCATGATCTTTTTGGTTCCATATGA
- the LOC130968637 gene encoding urease accessory protein G, which translates to MAASNSTMASGVEHSHDHHHDHDHDHDHHHHHDSGSNSWVGKDGRVYHSHDGLAPHSHEPIYSPGYFSRRAPPLSDRDFNERAFTVGIGGPVGTGKTALMLALCEHLRDNYSLAAVTNDIFTKEDGEFLVKHKALPEERIRAVETGGCPHAAIREDISINLGPLEELSNVYKADILLCESGGDNLAANFSRELADYIIYIIDVSGGDKIPRKGGPGITQADLLVINKTDLAAAIGADLAVMEKDALRMRDGGPFVFAQVKHKVGVQDIVNHVLQAWERATGKKRH; encoded by the exons ATGGCAGCATCGAATTCAACTATGGCTTCAGGGGTTGAGCATAGCCATGATCATCACCATGACCATGACCATGACCAtgaccaccaccaccaccacgaCTCAGGTAGTAATTCATGGGTAGGAAAAGATGGGAGGGTGTACCATAGCCACGATGGACTCGCACCGCATTCTCACGAACCCATATACTCACCTGGCTACTTCAGCAGACGAGCTCCACCTCTTTCCGACAGAGACTTCAATGAAAGAGCCTTCACTGTTGGTATTGGTGGACCCGTCGGCACCGG GAAAACAGCATTAATGTTGGCACTCTGTGAACATCTTCGAGATAACTACAGTCTTGCTGCT GTGACAAATGATAtattcactaaagaagatggtgAGTTCTTGGTGAAGCACAAAGCTCTTCCTGAGGAAAGGATACGTGCTGTAGAAACTGGGGGCTGCCCGCATGCCGCGATTAGGGAGGACATCAGTATTAATCTTGGACCATTGGAAGAGCTTTCAAACGTATACAAAGCAGATATACTTCTGTGTGAATCTGGAGGAG ATAATCTGGCTGCCAATTTCAGCAGGGAACTCGCTGACTATATCATTTACATAATAGATGTATCCGGTGGCGATAAAATTCCTCGGAAAGGTGGTCCTGGAATCACACAGGCTGATCTCCTT GTGATAAACAAGACTGACCTTGCAGCAGCTATTGGAGCTGATTTGGCAGTCATGGAAAAGGATGCTCTTCGGATGAGAGATGGGGGGCCATTTGTCTTTGCACAG GTGAAGCATAAGGTTGGGGTGCAAGACATTGTGAATCATGTTTTGCAGGCTTGGGAAAGAGCTACAGGGAAGAAACGTCATTGA
- the LOC130968639 gene encoding probable small nuclear ribonucleoprotein F: protein MATIPVNPKPFLNNLTGKQVIVKLKWGMEYKGYLVSVDSYMNLQLANTEEYIEGQFTGNLGEILIRCNNVLYLRGVPEDEEIDAAAED, encoded by the exons ATGGCG ACTATACCAGTGAATCCGAAGCCTTTCTTGAACAATTTGACTGGGAAACAAGTTATTGTCAAATTGAAGTGGGGAATGGAATACAAAG GTTATCTAGTCTCAGTTGATTCCTATATGAATTTGCAG CTGGCTAATACTGAGGAATACATTGAGGGACAATTTACCGGAAACTTGGGAGAAATTTTAATCAG ATGCAACAATGTTCTCTACCTTCGAGGTGTGCCTGAAGATGAAGAAATAGATGCTGCTGCAGAAGACTAG
- the LOC130967722 gene encoding NADH dehydrogenase [ubiquinone] 1 alpha subcomplex subunit 13-B produces the protein MTEAMIRKKPGMASVKDMPVLQDGPPPGGFAPIRFARRIPNKGPSAIAIFLAAFGTFSWGMYQVGKGNKIRRALKEEKYSARRAILPVLQAEEDERFVKEWHKYLEYEAEVMKDVPGWKVGESVYNSGRWMPPASGELRPDVW, from the exons ATGACGGAGGCTATGATAAGGAAGAAGCCGGGCATGGCGAGCGTGAAGGACATGCCGGTCCTTCAGGACGGTCCGCCCCCCGGTGGGTTCGCCCCTATCCGGTTCGCTCGCCGCATCCCAAACAAGGGCCCCAGCGCCATAGCCATTTTCCTCGCTGCATTCGGCACCTTCTCCTGGGGCATGTACCAGGTCGGCAAGGGCAACAAGATCCGAAG GGCACTGAAGGAAGAAAAATATTCTGCCCGTCGAGCCATTCTACCCGTGCTTCAGGCTGAAGAGGACGAGAG ATTTGTAAAAGAGTGGCATAAATATCTGGAGTATGAAGCAGAAGTGATGAAGGATGTACCCGGCTGGAAAGTTGGTGAAAGTGTCTATAACTCTGGGAGATGGATGCCGCCGGCAAGTGGTGAGTTGCGTCCAGATGTTTGGTAA
- the LOC130970397 gene encoding tetrahydroberberine oxidase-like, protein MKRAGVSSHFIAIIYALLFSFNASAFDDTHKNFLQCLYNNNSTSLSKLVYTKTNSSYSSILQFSLQNLRFSYNSTPKPLVIVTPLQPSHVQATVICSQLHGLQIRIRSGGHDYEGLSYVSQIPFVIIDFVNYRKIQVDVENRAAWVQVGATVGELYYSIGTKTKTLAVTAGACTTVGVGGQFSGGGYGSLIRKYGLSADNIIDAHIIDVKGRFLDREGMGEDLFWAIRGGGGASFGVILAWKIKLVPVPSTVTLLRAPRTLEQNATKLVHKWQSVASRLDNNIVLGLLLQTVNSSINKGELTVQALFNGLFLGGVDKLLPLVQESFPELGLAKEDCTEMSWIESTLYSSGSGGQQPLEVLLNRSQVNTDSFKAKSDIITDPIPESGLEGLWRLMFEDEAKDLVLVIFPFGGRMSEIPESEIPFPHRAGVLYQIQYSLHWQEKGEEVAQRRINWMRKLYSYMEPFVSKSPRKAYINYRDLDIGVNNIHGNTSYEQASIWGHKYFNNNFKRLAYVKTKVDPLNFFRFEQSIPTLI, encoded by the coding sequence ATGAAGCGAGCAGGAGTAAGCTCACATTTTATTGCCATAAtttatgctcttttattttcatttaatgCTTCTGCATTTGATGATACTCATAAAAACTTCCTTCAATGTCTATACAATAACAACTCCACATCACTATCCAAACTTGTTTATACCAAAACCAATTCATCTTACTCTTCAATACTTCAATTCTCCCTTCAGAATCTCAGATTCTCATACAACAGCACTCCCAAACCCCTTGTCATCGTGACACCCCTGCAGCCTTCCCATGTTCAAGCCACCGTAATCTGTTCCCAACTCCATGGCTTGCAGATTCGAATTCGAAGCGGCGGCCACGACTATGAGGGCCTCTCCTACGTCTCTCAAATTCCATTTGTTATCATTGATTTCGTAAACTACAGAAAGATCCAAGTGGATGTAGAGAACAGAGCAGCATGGGTTCAAGTTGGTGCAACTGTTGGTGAACTTTACTATAGCATTGGCACCAAGACCAAAACTCTTGCTGTTACAGCAGGTGCATGCACCACCGTAGGAGTTGGAGGACAATTCAGCGGCGGCGGTTATGGATCCTTGATTCGAAAATATGGGCTCTCTGCTGATAACATAATCGATGCTCACATAATTGATGTGAAGGGTAGGTTTCTTGACAGGGAAGGCATGGGTGAAGATCTTTTCTGGGCCATTAGAGGTGGTGGTGGAGCAAGCTTTGGAGTGATCTTAGCATGGAAGATCAAGCTCGTTCCGGTTCCATCAACCGTGACACTGTTGAGAGCTCCTAGAACCTTGGAACAGAATGCAACAAAGCTTGTTCATAAATGGCAGAGTGTGGCAAGTAGACTCGACAATAATATAGTCCTTGGTTTGTTGTTGCAGACGGTGAATTCAAGCATTAACAAAGGGGAGTTAACTGTGCAAGCTTTGTTTAACGGCTTGTTTCTTGGAGGTGTGGATAAGCTTCTTCCATTGGTGCAAGAGAGCTTCCCTGAATTGGGTTTGGCTAAAGAAGACTGCACTGAGATGAGTTGGATTGAATCTACTCTTTATTCATCGGGATCCGGTGGTCAACAACCACTTGAGGTTTTGCTCAACAGAAGTCAAGTCAACACAGATAGTTTCAAAGCAAAATCTGATATTATCACAGATCCTATTCCTGAGAGTGGCTTAGAAGGATTGTGGCGTTTGATGTTTGAAGATGAGGCCAAAGATTTGGTGTTGGTTATATTTCCTTTCGGAGGCAGAATGAGTGAGATTCCAGAATCTGAGATTCCGTTCCCACACAGAGCTGGAGTGTTGTATCAGATTCAGTACTCTCTGCACTGGCAAGAAAAAGGAGAGGAGGTTGCACAAAGGCGCATCAATTGGATGAGGAAGCTTTATAGTTATATGGAACCTTTTGTGTCAAAGTCTCCCAGAAAAGCATATATCAACTATAGAGACCTTGACATTGGGGTAAATAACATTCATGGCAACACATCCTATGAGCAAGCTAGCATTTGGGGTCACAAGTATTTCAACAATAATTTCAAAAGGTTGGCATATGTCAAGACTAAGGTTGATCCTCTTAATTTCTTTAGGTTCGAACAGAGTATACCTACTCTCATTTGA